The proteins below come from a single Thermopolyspora flexuosa genomic window:
- a CDS encoding helix-turn-helix transcriptional regulator has protein sequence MRASRLLSLLLLLQSRGRMTAGELAEELEVSVRTVYRDVEALSAAGVPVYAERGPAGGYRLLDGYRTRLTGLTAEEAASLFLAGLPGPAAELGRSEVAAAAELKLLAALPPEPRSQARRMRERLHFDVHGWYQAGGSRFLGEVADAVWEQRPLHITYRRWGPAIVERVIHPHGLVLKAGTWYLVACAVPEAGGGQGEEVSGPDGGGADDAGRAGGMRTYRVDRIDALKVLDGHFERVPGFDLAAYWRDWSADFLERLYREEAVIRIAPDGVPLLRVTIGPVATDAALATAEPPDADGWIRMRLPVESLRHACWQLMRLGASVEVLEPPELRATMIRTLREMSALYGRS, from the coding sequence ATGCGCGCGAGCCGGTTGCTCTCCCTGTTGCTGCTGCTCCAGTCCCGGGGGCGGATGACCGCCGGCGAGCTCGCCGAGGAGCTCGAGGTGTCGGTGCGCACCGTGTACCGGGACGTGGAGGCGCTGTCGGCGGCAGGGGTGCCGGTGTACGCCGAACGCGGCCCGGCCGGCGGGTACCGGCTGCTCGACGGCTACCGCACCCGGCTCACCGGGCTGACCGCCGAGGAGGCGGCGTCGCTGTTCCTCGCCGGGCTGCCCGGACCGGCCGCCGAGCTGGGCCGCAGCGAGGTCGCCGCGGCCGCGGAGCTGAAGCTGCTCGCCGCCCTGCCACCCGAGCCGCGATCCCAGGCGCGGCGCATGCGCGAACGGCTCCACTTCGACGTGCACGGCTGGTACCAGGCGGGCGGCTCGCGGTTCCTCGGGGAGGTGGCCGACGCGGTCTGGGAGCAGCGGCCGCTGCACATCACCTACCGGCGGTGGGGGCCCGCCATCGTCGAGCGGGTGATCCACCCGCACGGGCTCGTGCTGAAGGCCGGGACCTGGTATCTGGTCGCGTGCGCCGTACCCGAGGCCGGCGGCGGGCAGGGCGAGGAGGTGTCCGGCCCGGACGGCGGGGGAGCGGACGATGCCGGCCGGGCGGGCGGCATGCGCACCTACCGGGTGGACCGCATCGACGCGCTGAAGGTGCTCGACGGCCACTTCGAGCGGGTCCCGGGGTTCGATCTGGCCGCGTACTGGCGGGACTGGTCGGCGGACTTCCTCGAGCGCTTGTACCGGGAGGAGGCGGTCATCCGCATCGCCCCCGACGGCGTTCCGCTGCTGCGGGTGACCATCGGGCCCGTGGCCACCGACGCCGCGCTCGCCACGGCCGAACCGCCGGACGCCGACGGCTGGATCCGGATGCGGCTGCCGGTGGAGTCGCTGCGGCATGCCTGCTGGCAGCTCATGCGCCTGGGCGCCTCGGTCGAGGTGCTGGAGCCGCCCGAGCTGCGCGCCACGATGATCCGGACGCTCCGCGAGATGTCCGCGCTGTACGGCCGGTCCTGA
- a CDS encoding DeoR/GlpR family DNA-binding transcription regulator encodes MDRLRAIMDTLRTRDQVSVAELAARYGVSEMTIRRDLDDLARQGVVRRIRGGALSLLLRGEEPPFTVRELQAVEEKRRIAAEVADLIADGEAVLLDSGTTALEVARALRDRRLTVVPLSLHAARELAGAPRIRLVLPGGEVRPGELDFVGPLTEKTIRSLRFDTAVIGCCALSSAHGLTAHDLSEVAIKQAAIDSARRVVAATDSAKFTRTAFGAVCPIDRLDVVVTDEGIPKEEHEALTDADVSVHVV; translated from the coding sequence ATGGATCGATTGCGGGCCATCATGGACACGCTGCGCACCCGCGACCAGGTGTCGGTCGCCGAGCTGGCCGCGCGGTACGGCGTGTCCGAGATGACGATCCGGCGCGACCTGGACGACCTGGCCCGGCAGGGCGTGGTGCGGCGCATCCGCGGCGGGGCGCTCAGCCTGCTGCTGCGCGGCGAGGAGCCGCCGTTCACCGTGCGCGAGCTGCAGGCGGTGGAGGAGAAACGCCGTATCGCCGCCGAGGTCGCCGACCTGATCGCCGACGGCGAGGCGGTGCTGCTCGACAGCGGCACCACGGCCCTGGAGGTCGCCCGCGCGCTGCGCGACCGGAGGCTCACCGTGGTCCCGCTGTCCCTGCACGCCGCGCGCGAGCTGGCCGGCGCGCCACGGATCCGCCTCGTGCTGCCCGGCGGCGAGGTACGGCCCGGCGAGCTCGACTTCGTCGGCCCGCTGACCGAGAAGACGATCCGGTCCCTGCGGTTCGACACCGCGGTGATCGGCTGTTGCGCCCTGTCGTCGGCGCACGGCCTGACCGCTCACGACCTGTCGGAGGTCGCGATCAAACAGGCCGCGATCGACTCCGCCCGGCGGGTGGTGGCCGCGACCGACTCGGCGAAGTTCACCCGTACCGCGTTCGGCGCGGTCTGCCCGATCGACCGGCTCGACGTCGTGGTCACCGACGAGGGCATCCCCAAAGAGGAACACGAAGCCCTGACCGATGCGGACGTGAGCGTCCACGTCGTCTGA
- a CDS encoding Na+/H+ antiporter subunit E, with the protein MTGNAHTPNGPPPPGGRMPATGPEGERPPLTRRDRRRNRIIALTALVLVWCLLWGQFSWANIIGGLALALAVLAVFPLPPVTFAGRIHPLGLARFTLRFLRDLVVSSVQVAVLAFRFGHLPRSAIIAVAPRIRSDLNLTLTGIALSLIPGSLVIEVDRRAGVLYVHALGLRDADEVERFRRSVLDLEARIIGAVGSTEERRVIAAARGTYPPPPLPPTPPAAGKDPTA; encoded by the coding sequence GTGACCGGAAACGCGCACACGCCGAACGGGCCCCCGCCGCCCGGCGGCCGGATGCCGGCGACCGGGCCGGAGGGGGAGCGGCCGCCGCTGACCCGGCGCGACCGGCGCCGCAACCGGATCATCGCGCTCACCGCCCTGGTGCTGGTGTGGTGCCTGCTGTGGGGACAGTTCTCCTGGGCGAACATCATCGGCGGCCTGGCGCTCGCGCTCGCCGTGCTCGCCGTGTTCCCGCTGCCGCCGGTCACCTTCGCCGGGCGCATCCACCCGCTGGGGCTGGCCCGGTTCACGCTGCGGTTCCTGCGCGACCTGGTCGTCTCCAGCGTCCAGGTCGCGGTGCTGGCGTTCCGGTTCGGGCACCTGCCGCGCAGCGCGATCATCGCCGTCGCCCCCCGGATCCGGTCCGACCTCAACCTCACCCTCACCGGGATCGCGCTGTCGCTGATCCCCGGCAGCCTCGTCATCGAGGTCGACCGGCGCGCGGGCGTGCTCTACGTCCACGCCCTCGGGCTGCGCGACGCCGACGAGGTCGAGCGGTTCCGCCGCAGCGTGCTCGACCTGGAGGCCCGGATCATCGGCGCCGTCGGCTCGACGGAGGAGCGGCGCGTCATCGCCGCGGCGCGGGGCACCTACCCACCGCCGCCGCTCCCGCCGACACCACCCGCCGCCGGAAAGGACCCAACGGCATGA
- a CDS encoding LysE family translocator — MHVLFFIGSCLLLAMIPGVSSAVILRQTLRGGRSQGIAATLGNETGVLLWALAAVFGLSALVIASQIAYDVMRIVGAVVLVVIGVQSLWQSRRGRTGPSRQEAAEERAPVHGWRRSYLLGLATILANPKAAVFAVSFLPQFVPAGANVPLTLTLLALIWVTVDTLWYLAFVWFVGRLRLVFDRPAVRRRMEQISGVVLIGLGVRLAADAP; from the coding sequence ATGCATGTGCTTTTCTTCATCGGATCGTGTCTGCTGCTCGCCATGATCCCCGGGGTCAGCTCGGCGGTGATCCTGCGGCAGACACTGCGCGGCGGACGGTCGCAGGGGATCGCGGCCACGCTCGGCAACGAGACCGGGGTGCTGCTGTGGGCGCTGGCCGCGGTCTTCGGGCTGTCGGCGCTGGTCATCGCCTCGCAGATCGCCTACGACGTGATGCGCATCGTGGGCGCGGTGGTGCTGGTGGTCATCGGGGTGCAGTCGCTGTGGCAGTCCCGGCGGGGCCGTACCGGCCCGTCCCGGCAGGAGGCGGCCGAGGAGCGGGCACCGGTCCACGGGTGGCGGCGCTCGTACCTGCTGGGCCTGGCCACGATCCTGGCCAACCCGAAGGCGGCCGTGTTCGCGGTCTCCTTCCTGCCCCAGTTCGTGCCCGCCGGGGCCAACGTGCCGCTCACGCTGACCCTGCTCGCGCTGATCTGGGTCACCGTGGACACCCTGTGGTACCTGGCGTTCGTCTGGTTCGTCGGCCGGCTGCGGCTGGTGTTCGACCGCCCCGCCGTACGGCGCCGCATGGAGCAGATCTCCGGCGTGGTGCTGATCGGGCTGGGCGTACGGCTCGCGGCGGACGCCCCCTGA
- a CDS encoding Na+/H+ antiporter subunit D encodes MTALVPMPVIMPLLAAALALLLGRRPRLQRAVSVAVLGAVLAVAAALLVLTSRHGPLVVEVGGWAAPLGIVLVADRLAALMLVVSATVTLAVLVYSIGQGMADGEEEAPLSVYHPTYLILAAGVANAFLAGDLFNLYVGFEILLVASYVLLTLGGTETRVLLGTTYVVVSLLSSLVFLTGLGLVYAATGTLNLAQLAGRLDALPENVRLILQAVLLLAFGIKAAVFPLSAWLPDSYPTAPAPVTAVFAGLLTKVGVYAIIRAETLLFPGGPVTGLLLVLALLTMLVGILGAVAQSRIKRLLSFTLVSHIGFMLFGIGLAGPPGLSAAIFYAVHHIVIQTTLFLAAGLVERRGGTTDMDRLGGLARISPLLGVVFLVPALNLAGIPPFSGFLGKVGLLQAGAADGSPLAWTLVAGGLLTSLLTLYAVARVWDRVFWRAPHAEMPGPDDTMHTVRARAGREPYPDSAGHAGAMLPRLMVGPTVALTVLSVALTAAAGPLFELSGAAAADLLERVPYVRAVFPEGVP; translated from the coding sequence ATGACCGCCCTGGTGCCGATGCCGGTGATCATGCCGCTGCTCGCGGCCGCGCTCGCCCTGCTGCTCGGCCGCCGCCCGCGGCTGCAGCGCGCGGTCAGCGTCGCCGTGCTCGGCGCCGTCCTGGCCGTCGCCGCCGCGCTGCTCGTGCTCACCTCCCGGCACGGGCCGCTCGTCGTCGAGGTCGGCGGCTGGGCGGCGCCGCTCGGCATCGTGCTCGTCGCCGACCGGCTCGCCGCGCTCATGCTCGTGGTCTCCGCCACGGTCACCCTCGCCGTGCTCGTCTACTCGATCGGGCAGGGCATGGCCGACGGCGAGGAGGAGGCCCCGCTGTCGGTGTACCACCCCACCTACCTGATCCTCGCCGCCGGGGTGGCGAACGCGTTCCTCGCCGGAGACCTGTTCAACCTCTACGTCGGCTTCGAGATCCTGCTGGTGGCGAGCTACGTGCTGCTCACCCTCGGCGGCACCGAGACCCGCGTGCTGCTCGGCACCACCTACGTGGTGGTGAGCCTGCTCTCCTCGCTGGTCTTCCTCACCGGGCTCGGCCTGGTCTACGCCGCCACCGGCACCCTCAACCTCGCCCAGCTCGCCGGCCGTCTCGACGCCCTGCCCGAGAACGTCCGGCTGATCCTGCAGGCCGTGCTGCTGCTCGCCTTCGGCATCAAGGCCGCGGTGTTCCCGCTGTCGGCATGGCTGCCCGACAGCTACCCCACCGCCCCCGCCCCGGTGACCGCGGTGTTCGCCGGGCTGCTCACCAAGGTCGGCGTGTACGCGATCATCCGCGCCGAGACCCTGCTGTTCCCCGGCGGGCCGGTCACCGGGCTGCTGCTGGTGCTCGCGCTGCTCACCATGCTCGTCGGCATCCTCGGCGCGGTCGCCCAGTCCCGCATCAAGCGGCTGCTGTCGTTCACCCTGGTCAGCCACATCGGGTTCATGCTGTTCGGGATCGGCCTGGCCGGGCCGCCCGGCCTGTCGGCCGCGATCTTCTACGCGGTCCACCACATCGTCATCCAGACCACCCTCTTCCTCGCCGCCGGTCTCGTCGAGCGGCGCGGCGGCACCACCGACATGGACCGGCTGGGCGGGCTCGCCCGCATCTCGCCGCTGCTCGGGGTGGTGTTCCTGGTGCCCGCGCTCAACCTCGCCGGCATCCCGCCGTTCTCCGGCTTCCTCGGCAAGGTCGGGCTGCTGCAGGCCGGGGCCGCCGACGGCAGCCCGCTCGCCTGGACGCTCGTCGCCGGCGGACTGCTCACCAGCCTGCTCACGCTGTACGCGGTGGCCCGGGTGTGGGACCGGGTGTTCTGGCGCGCCCCGCACGCGGAGATGCCCGGCCCGGACGACACCATGCACACCGTGCGGGCCCGGGCGGGGCGCGAGCCGTACCCGGACAGCGCCGGCCACGCGGGCGCCATGCTGCCCCGCCTGATGGTCGGGCCCACCGTCGCGCTCACCGTGCTCAGCGTGGCGCTCACCGCCGCGGCCGGGCCGCTGTTCGAGCTCAGCGGCGCCGCGGCCGCCGACCTGCTGGAACGCGTGCCGTACGTGCGCGCGGTCTTCCCCGAGGGGGTGCCGTGA
- the mnhG gene encoding monovalent cation/H(+) antiporter subunit G, whose translation MSVEAIIDVVVGVCLIGGALLCLSAGVALLRFPDLMSRMHAATKPQTLGLLLVLLGCALRLRTREDVTTLVLIALFQLGTSPVAAHMVGRAGYRGRLVRTDLLVTDELKAEADRVGRENGERDPAT comes from the coding sequence ATGAGCGTTGAGGCGATCATCGACGTCGTCGTCGGGGTCTGCCTGATCGGCGGCGCGCTGCTGTGCCTGTCGGCCGGGGTCGCCCTGCTGCGGTTCCCCGACCTGATGTCGCGGATGCACGCGGCGACCAAGCCGCAGACGCTCGGGCTGCTGCTGGTGCTGCTCGGCTGCGCGCTGCGGCTGCGCACCCGGGAGGACGTCACCACGCTGGTGCTGATCGCGCTGTTCCAGCTCGGCACCTCGCCGGTGGCGGCGCACATGGTGGGCCGGGCCGGTTATCGCGGCCGCCTGGTGCGCACCGATCTGCTGGTCACCGACGAGCTGAAGGCCGAGGCCGACCGCGTGGGCCGGGAGAACGGGGAACGCGACCCGGCCACCTGA
- a CDS encoding monovalent cation/H+ antiporter complex subunit F produces MTVVIIAVTVLFAAAGILALTRIIRGPSVLDRIVATDVLLATIVAAIAAEAAYTGDATALPVLVVLSILGFTGSVSVSRFATRRRGDGDAPRPPLRRGGTDER; encoded by the coding sequence ATGACCGTCGTCATCATCGCCGTCACCGTGCTGTTCGCCGCCGCCGGGATCCTCGCGCTGACCCGGATCATCCGCGGCCCCTCGGTGCTCGACCGGATCGTCGCCACCGACGTGCTGCTCGCTACCATCGTCGCCGCGATCGCCGCCGAGGCCGCCTACACCGGCGACGCCACCGCGCTGCCGGTGCTGGTGGTGCTGTCCATCCTCGGCTTCACCGGGTCGGTGAGCGTGTCCCGGTTCGCCACCCGCCGCCGCGGGGACGGCGACGCGCCACGCCCGCCGCTGCGCAGGGGAGGCACCGATGAGCGTTGA
- a CDS encoding MarR family winged helix-turn-helix transcriptional regulator has translation MDDGDERSRVIGRIIEVQRDLARALAHDRSSPLLDSNLTIRQLKVIMILAFHGSQSGQDLARSLGVGLATVTGIVDRLVNHRLVERHEDPADRRVRRVRLTAEGRALADRLIDAGNEHFRALLSYLDLDTLRTLETIMHRIRQAAARMCADRAREAAGKASSPAPSRAGR, from the coding sequence GTGGACGACGGTGACGAACGCAGCAGGGTGATCGGCCGGATCATCGAGGTCCAGCGCGACCTGGCCCGGGCGCTGGCCCACGACCGGTCGTCGCCGCTGCTCGACTCGAATCTGACGATACGCCAGCTGAAAGTGATCATGATCCTGGCGTTCCACGGCTCGCAGTCCGGCCAGGATCTGGCCCGCAGCCTCGGCGTCGGGCTCGCGACCGTCACCGGGATCGTCGACCGCCTGGTCAACCACCGCCTGGTGGAGCGCCACGAGGACCCCGCCGACCGGCGGGTGCGCCGCGTGCGCCTCACCGCCGAGGGCCGGGCGCTCGCCGACCGGCTCATCGACGCCGGCAACGAGCACTTCCGCGCCCTGCTGTCCTATCTCGACCTGGACACGCTGCGCACCCTCGAGACGATCATGCACCGCATCCGGCAGGCGGCCGCCCGGATGTGCGCCGACCGCGCCCGCGAGGCCGCCGGAAAGGCCTCCTCCCCCGCGCCGTCCCGCGCGGGCCGCTGA